The DNA region AGAGGTACTGGCCGGTGTTGGAGATCGTGTCGATGGACCGGCCGGCCTCGTTGCCCTTGGCGCCGGAGATGAGCGTGCGGATGTAGACGATCCGCTCGCCCTTCTTGCCCGAGATCCGCGCCCAGTCGTCGGGGTTGGTCGTGTTGGGCAGGTCCTCGTTCTCCTTGAACTCGTCGACGATCGCGCCCATGAGGTGCGAGAGGCGGATGCCCTTCGCGCCGATGTCGAGGAAGTCCTTGATGGCGTTCTTCTTGGCGCGGGCGACGATGTTCTCGATCATCGCGCCGGAGTTGAAGTCCTTGAAGTACAGGACCTCCTTGTCGCCGTTGGCGTACGTCACCTCGAGGAAGCGGTTGGAGTCGTCGTCGGAGTACATCCGCTCGACGGTCGCCTGGATCATCGCCTGGCACGCGCCCTCGCGGCTGCCGCCGTGCTCGCGCAGGTCGTCCTCGTGGATGGGGAGCGAGGGGGTGATGTACTTGCTGAAGATGTCCTTCGCGCCCTCCGCGTCGGGGCGTTCGATCTTGATCTTCACGTCGAGGCGGCCGGGTCGCAGGATGGCCGGGTCGATCATGTCCTCGCGGTTGCTGGCGCCGATGACGACGACGTTCTTCAACGACTCCACGCCGTCGATCTCCGACAGGAGCTGCGGGACGATGGTGTTCTCGACGTCGCTCGACACACCCGAGCCGCGGACGCGGAAGATCGAGTCCATCTCGTCGAAGAACACGATGACGGGCGTCCCCTCCTCCGCCTTCTCCCTGGCGCGCTGGAAGATGAGCCGGATCTGCCGCTCGGTCTCGCCGACGTACTTGTTGAGCAGCTCGGGGCCCTTGATGTTGAGGAAGAACGAGCGCCCCTCGCCCTTGCCGGTGACCTCGGCGACCTTCTTGGCCAGCGAGTTGGCGACGGCCTTGGCGATGAGCGTCTTGCCGCAGCCGGGCGGGCCGTAGAGCAGGACGCCCTTCGGCGGGCGCAGCTCGTGCTCCTTGAACAGCTCGGCGTGGAGGAACGGCAGCTCGACGGCGTCGCGGATCGACTCGATCTGCGCCATGAGGCCGCCGATCTGCGAGTAGTCGACGTCCGGGACCTCTTCGAGAACGAGCTCCTCGACCTCGCTCTTCGGGACGCGCTCGTACGCCCAGCCTGACCTCGGCTCGACGAGCAGCGAGTCGCCGGGCTTGATCGGGCCGTCCATGAGCGGCTCGGCGAGCATGACGACGCGCTCCTCGTCGGTGTGGCCGACGACCAGCGCGCGGTCACCGCCTTCGAGGACCTCCTTGAGGAGGACGACGTCGCCCTGGCGCTCGAACTTCAGGGCGCGCACGACGTTCAGCGCCTCGTTGAGCATGACCTCCTGCCCCTTGCGGAGCTCGGTCACCTCGACGGTGGGACTGACGGTGACGCGGATCTTGCGGCCGCCGTGGAACACGTCGACGGTGTCGTCGTCGTTGGCGGACAGGAAGATGCCGTAGCCGCTCGGCGGCTGCGCGAGGCGGTCGACCTCCTCCTTCAGCGCGAGGATCTGCTCCTGCGCCTCCTTGAGGGTCGCGACGAGGCGCTCGTTGCGGCCGGTCAGCTGGGCCATCATCGCCTGCGCCTCGGTGAGGCGTTCCTCGAGCGCCTTGGCCTGGCGCGGCGAGTCGGTCAGCTTGCGGCGCAGCAGCCCGACCTCCTCCTCGAGGAAGCCGACCTGAGTCTGGAGGTCGGCGACCTCCTTCTCGTACCGCGCGGCGCGCGTCTCGGCGTCGTCCTTGCGGGACCCGGACACCGCCTCACCTCCCCTTCTCAGGAGCAGTGTTCAGCCTATATCCGCAGCCCTGCCGCGCGAGGGTGAAACGGCGCGATGTAGCGTCGCGTCGTGGACGAGACGCTGCTGGTCAGGGTGGACCAGGACCTCTGCACGGGCGACGGGCTCTGCGTGCAGCTGGCGCCGGCGGTGTTCGAGTTCGACGTCGACGGGCTGGCGTACGTGAAGTCACCGGATGGCGAGCTGCTCACGGCGCCGGGTGCGTCGGTGCCCGTTCCGTCCCGGTGTGTGAAGGACGTCATCGAGTCCGCGGAGGGCTGCCCGGGCGACTGCATCTTCGTGGAGAAGCCCGACGGCACCCAGGTCGCGGGCCCGCCCGGCGACTAGCGACCCGCGCGGTCCGGCCCGGGGTCGCCCCTTCAGCTTTCGTGATCTTGGCTGCGTTCGTGCAAGCCGAGCAGCACGAACGCAGCCAAGATCACCAAGAACGGACCGCGTCGCAGACCTGCTAGCGAACGTGCGGCGCGCACCGCTCGCACGGACGCAGGCCGATGTCGAGAGCCTCGGCGACCGTCAGCGGCGCGGGTTCGTTGTCCGGGATGTCACGGACGAGGTTCGCCTCGTGCACGGCGTCGAACATGTAGCAGTCGCGCTCGTGGAACACCTCGCTCGTCGGCAGGACCCACACCCTCCGATCGGGAGGTGCGACCGGCGTCGGACGGCACAGTGAGCACTGCTCGCGCATCAGGTCGTGCACGCAGCGTTCCTCGGCCATGGTGTTCTCCCCCGGTTGGCTGACCCGAGCCTACCCGCCGAACGTGATGGCGAACGCCAGCATCTCGACCGGCGCCGTGACCCCCGGGGCGCTCTGGATGTACTGGACCTCCTGCTCCCCCGACGGCGGCAGCGCGCCGGCGCCGAAGTGCCACCACTCGGCCGCCCAGCCGCCGCCCTTCCCCGTTCCGTGCGACCACCCGCGCCCGTTCACCGGACACGGCACGCTCGAACCCTCGTGGGTGAGGCAGATGCTCGAGGTCGTCGACAGAGCGTCCGGCGCGTCGATCCACGCGCCGACGGTCGTCCTGGAGCCCTGGCGGACGCGGAACGACAGGTACTTCTCCCCAGCGTGGTCGGCCGGCGTCGTCCGTACGTCCACGACGCGCCCCCAGGAAGGCACGGCGCGCCGCGGCGTCAGCGTGAGGCCGCGCGGGAGGCCGTCGACGCGGACGCGGACCTCGCTGGCGCCGTCGGTGACGAGATGGATCCGGTACCGCCCGGGCCCGAAGCGCTTCGCGTACGCGTCGAAGCCCATAACGTGGCGCTTGCCCTGCGGCGTGTCGGTGGCGGGGATCGTGTAGAAGCCGGTCGCCTCGTGCGGCTCGCCGATCGGCTCGATCCAGACGCCGGCGTACGTCCCCCGCGTCGTCACGCGCGGCGCGGTGAACGTCGACTCGAAGACGCCCATATGGGCGACGAACGTGCTCTTGATCGTGACGTCCACGGACGCCGACGAGGAGCCACGCACGACGAGCATCCCCTGGGGCGGGGCGGCCTCGGCGGCCATCGGTGCGAGGCCGAGCACCAGCAGCAGTCCCCCGAGGAGCGCGCGTAGCCGCACGTCGTACCCCTCTCGTCCCGGCATGCGTTCGACGGGCGCGGCGTCCGCGCCTGCCTAGGAGAGAGCCCGGGCGCGACCGCGGGGTTCGGGACCGGGCTAGAGCGTCCGCGTGAACTGGATCGGCGCGGACCACACCGACGTGTTCGCCCCGGCGTCCACGGACAAGGCGAGCACGCACGGCACGCCGGAGTACATGTCGAACGTGTTGGTCCTCGCGTCGAAGTAGTACCGGGTGGACGTCGTCGCACTCTCCACCGTGAGCATCGTGCAGACGTAGTAGTCCCCATCCGGCGCCGTCGAGTAGGAAGCGGGGGCTGGTCCGATGCTCGCGACCGGTCCGCTCGCGCTGGAGATCGCGAACTTTCCTGACGCGTCCGCGTGCGTGGGATCACCCCCGCCGATCCAGCACGTGATCGCGACCTTGATCCCGGCGGCGAGGGACGGCGCGTCGGAGACCGCGACGGGGCCGGCGGTGACCGTGCCCGCGGGCGAGCTGGTCGACGGCCAGTCCATGGCGCAGGTCCGCCCGGTGACCGTCGTCGTCGCCGCGGACGCGGGCAGGGCGGTGGCCGCCACGAGCGCGGCGGTGAGCAGGACGAGACGCATGGTTCCCCCATGGCCGAAATGTCGGGTTCGCGGACCCTACTGCTTCGGCTCGGCGGCGTCGACGGTGTCCATGCCCTTCGACGGGCGGCGTCGTACGGGAGGGGGCGCGACGCCGTCGGCGAGCCGCCGCGCGAACGCGAGGAACGCCGTGTGCCCGATCATCCGGTGGTCGGGACGTACGGCGAGCCCCTCGACGTGCCACGTCCGCACCAGCGACTCCATGGACCACGGCTCGGTGAACGTCCCGTGCGTGCGCAGCGCCTCGACGGTCTTCGAGAGCTGCGTGGTCGTGGCGACGTAGCAGCAGACGACGCCCCCGGGCACGAGCATCCGCGAGACCGTGTCGAGCACGTCCCACGGCGCCAGCATGTCCAGTACGACGCGGTCCACGTCGGTGTCGGCGGCGTCGGCGAGGTCGCCGACGGTGAGCCGCCACTGTGCGGGCTCCTCGCCGCCGAAGAACGCCGCGACGTTCTTGCGCGCCACGTCGGCGAACTCGGGACGGAGCTCGTACGAGCTGACGGCGCCGGACGACCCGACCGCGCGCAGCAGCGAGCAGGTCAGCGCGCCGGACCCCGCGCCCGCCTCGACGACCCGTGCGCCTGGGAACACGTCGGCGTAGCCCACGATGAGCGCGGAGTCCTTCGGGTAGATGACCTGCGCGCCGCGCGGCATGGAGAGCACGTAGTCGGACAGCAGGGGGCGCAGCGCGAGATAGGTGGTGCCGTTCGTCGACTTCACGACGACACCCTCGGGCCCGCCGATGAGGTCGTCGTGGGCGACGATGCCGCGGTGCGTGTGGAACTCGCCGCCGGGCTTCAGCGTGATCGTGTAGAGCCGGCGCTTCGGGTCGGTGAGCTGGACGCGTTCGCCGGGCTGGAGGGGACGCGTCACGAGGGCCGGGTGCCGATCGCCAGCGCGATGACCGACTTCGACCGGCAGAACGCGCACGTGTCCGACGGCGTCGCCGACCCGCACTCGACGCAGGAGTTGAGCTCGGCGCCGTCCCCGGGGAAGTGCGCGCGGCCCTTCTCCAGGAAGCCGAACAGGAAGTTGTGCTTGGTGCCGGGCGACTGCGACTCCAGCGTGTCGAGCAGGCCCTTGTACTTCATCTGGGTGTTGCCCTCGACGAGCGGGCACTCCTCGACGACGTACTCGATGCCCTTGAGGACGCAGTACGCCGCCGTCTCCCGCTCCGCGACGCGGTACAGCGGCTTGACCTTCTTCACCAGGCTCGGGTGGGTCGCCTCCAGGACCGGCGACTGCCGCGCGAGGAAGTCGGTCTCCCAGCGCAGGACGTTGCCGAGGAGGACGGCGACCTCGTCGTCGAGGTTGTGGCCGGTGGCGACGACGTCGTAGCCGTGCTCGCGGGCGGCGGCGTTGAACAGGTGCCGCTTGGACAACCCGCAGATCGCGCAGGCGGGGCGCTTCTTGGTCGCGGCGGCCTGCGGGATCGTGAAGCCCGCCCGCTCCTCGACGTCCACGACGACCAGCTTGGCGCCGCGCGCGTCGGCGAACTCCTGGCAGACCTGCTGGGAACGCGTGCTGTAGCCGCCGATGCCGAGCCCGAGGTACAGCCCGTCGGCGGTGTAGCCGAGGTCGAGCAGCAGGTCCCACAGCGCCAGCGAGTCCTTGCCGCCGGACACCGCCACGAGGATCCGGTCGGTGTGCCCGAACATCGCGTCGTGCCGGATGGCGCGCGAGACGAGGTTGCGGACGTACGACTCGGTGAAGCAGTCGCCGCAGAACGCCGCGTTGGCGCGCGGCACCTCCACGACCGCCCGACCGCGGCACCGGGTGCACTTCATGGCGC from Frankiaceae bacterium includes:
- the arc gene encoding proteasome ATPase encodes the protein MSGSRKDDAETRAARYEKEVADLQTQVGFLEEEVGLLRRKLTDSPRQAKALEERLTEAQAMMAQLTGRNERLVATLKEAQEQILALKEEVDRLAQPPSGYGIFLSANDDDTVDVFHGGRKIRVTVSPTVEVTELRKGQEVMLNEALNVVRALKFERQGDVVLLKEVLEGGDRALVVGHTDEERVVMLAEPLMDGPIKPGDSLLVEPRSGWAYERVPKSEVEELVLEEVPDVDYSQIGGLMAQIESIRDAVELPFLHAELFKEHELRPPKGVLLYGPPGCGKTLIAKAVANSLAKKVAEVTGKGEGRSFFLNIKGPELLNKYVGETERQIRLIFQRAREKAEEGTPVIVFFDEMDSIFRVRGSGVSSDVENTIVPQLLSEIDGVESLKNVVVIGASNREDMIDPAILRPGRLDVKIKIERPDAEGAKDIFSKYITPSLPIHEDDLREHGGSREGACQAMIQATVERMYSDDDSNRFLEVTYANGDKEVLYFKDFNSGAMIENIVARAKKNAIKDFLDIGAKGIRLSHLMGAIVDEFKENEDLPNTTNPDDWARISGKKGERIVYIRTLISGAKGNEAGRSIDTISNTGQYL
- a CDS encoding ATP-binding protein, with the protein product MKCTRCRGRAVVEVPRANAAFCGDCFTESYVRNLVSRAIRHDAMFGHTDRILVAVSGGKDSLALWDLLLDLGYTADGLYLGLGIGGYSTRSQQVCQEFADARGAKLVVVDVEERAGFTIPQAAATKKRPACAICGLSKRHLFNAAAREHGYDVVATGHNLDDEVAVLLGNVLRWETDFLARQSPVLEATHPSLVKKVKPLYRVAERETAAYCVLKGIEYVVEECPLVEGNTQMKYKGLLDTLESQSPGTKHNFLFGFLEKGRAHFPGDGAELNSCVECGSATPSDTCAFCRSKSVIALAIGTRPS
- a CDS encoding ferredoxin gives rise to the protein MDETLLVRVDQDLCTGDGLCVQLAPAVFEFDVDGLAYVKSPDGELLTAPGASVPVPSRCVKDVIESAEGCPGDCIFVEKPDGTQVAGPPGD
- a CDS encoding tRNA (adenine-N1)-methyltransferase; translated protein: MTRPLQPGERVQLTDPKRRLYTITLKPGGEFHTHRGIVAHDDLIGGPEGVVVKSTNGTTYLALRPLLSDYVLSMPRGAQVIYPKDSALIVGYADVFPGARVVEAGAGSGALTCSLLRAVGSSGAVSSYELRPEFADVARKNVAAFFGGEEPAQWRLTVGDLADAADTDVDRVVLDMLAPWDVLDTVSRMLVPGGVVCCYVATTTQLSKTVEALRTHGTFTEPWSMESLVRTWHVEGLAVRPDHRMIGHTAFLAFARRLADGVAPPPVRRRPSKGMDTVDAAEPKQ